A stretch of Lactuca sativa cultivar Salinas chromosome 6, Lsat_Salinas_v11, whole genome shotgun sequence DNA encodes these proteins:
- the LOC111879602 gene encoding 1-aminocyclopropane-1-carboxylate oxidase 5 yields MPIPVIDFSMLNGQGRASTMDQIANGCEEWGFFQLVNHGIPVELLERVKKVSSECYKLEREQNFFNNSTPRKRLKELVEKKSGDKLENIDWEDVFLLSDDSEWPSRTPGFKETMMEYRAQLKELAEKMMEVMDENLGLPKGYIKKAFNGGEGETAFFGTKVSHYPPCPHPEMVTGLRAHTDAGGIILLFQDEQVEGLEILKDGKWIDVQPLPNSIVINTGDQVEVLSNGRYKSVWHRVQAMPDRTRRSIASFYNPSYNATIAPATELLEKENDEIKELDYPRFVFGDYMSIYSELKFLPKEPRFKAVRAV; encoded by the exons ATGCCGATCCCGGTGATTGACTTCTCCATGCTCAATGGCCAAGGGCGAGCTTCAACAATGGATCAGATAGCAAATGGATGTGAAGAATGGGGTTTCTTTCAG TTGGTGAATCATGGGATTCCTGTGGAGCTTCTTGAGAGGGTGAAAAAGGTAAGCTCCGAGTGTTATAAGTTAGAGAGGGAACAAAACTTTTTCAACAACTCAACACCCAGAAAACGGTTAAAGGAGTTAGTCGAAAAGAAGAGTGGAGACAAGCTGGAAAACATCGACTGGGAAGATGTGTTCCTTCTCTCGGATGACAGTGAATGGCCATCAAGGACCCCAGGATTCAA GGAAACCATGATGGAATACCGAGCACAGCTGAAGGAACTGGCGGAAAAGATGATGGAAGTAATGGATGAGAACTTAGGTCTACCCAAGGGATACATTAAGAAGGCTTTCAATGGTGGAGAAGGCGAAACGGCGTTTTTTGGGACCAAGGTCAGCCATTATCCACCTTGCCCTCATCCTGAGATGGTGACTGGTCTGAGGGCTCACACAGACGCCGGAGGGATCATCCTTCTTTTCCAAGATGAACAGGTGGAAGGTCTTGAGATTCTCAAAGATGGTAAATGGATTGACGTTCAACCACTCCCCAATTCGATTGTAATCAATACTGGTGATCAAGTAGAAGTTCTGAGCAATGGGAGATACAAGAGTGTTTGGCACAGGGTACAGGCTATGCCTGATAGAACTAGGAGATCAATAGCTTCGTTCTATAATCCGTCCTATAATGCAACCATTGCACCTGCAACTGAACTTCTGGAAAAAGAGAACGACGAGATTAAAGAACTTGATTACCCCCGGTTCGTGTTTGGCGACTACATGTCCATATACAGTGAACTAAAATTTCTCCCTAAAGAACCAAGGTTTAAAGCTGTCAGAGCAGTCTAA